In one window of Cytophagaceae bacterium ABcell3 DNA:
- a CDS encoding DNA methyltransferase — protein sequence MDKFITVGEAAKILKVSPETLRRWDKSGKFASTRHPINNYRVYSESQLLSLVEELKLDISQTTKTSEKPFPYFETKVGKLFHMDAVDFLKNIEDASVDLVFADPPYNIKKAVWDTFASQKEYVNWSMEWIREAHRILSDRGSLYICGFSEILADLKWASASMFKGCKWLVWFYRNKGNLGNDWGRSHESILHFRKSENYIYHIDEVRIPYNDHTLKYPKRKQAETSQFGNGKKSEYVWEPNPLGAKPKDVFEIPTISNGSWEKTPHPTQKPLELLRRIILSSSNPDSTIVDPFGGSGTTYAVAEAYGRSWLGCDLSKEYCQLIKSRLGDKDFISRVLSMKDETDSQLRRIKLRGGEQSG from the coding sequence ATGGATAAATTTATAACAGTAGGAGAAGCTGCTAAAATATTAAAAGTAAGTCCAGAAACACTAAGACGCTGGGATAAATCTGGGAAGTTTGCCAGCACCCGTCATCCTATTAATAACTACCGGGTATATTCTGAGAGTCAACTGCTTTCCTTAGTTGAGGAGCTTAAGCTAGATATTAGTCAAACAACTAAGACTTCAGAAAAACCTTTTCCTTATTTTGAAACTAAAGTCGGGAAGCTTTTTCATATGGATGCTGTTGATTTTTTGAAAAATATTGAGGACGCATCTGTAGATTTAGTTTTTGCGGATCCTCCGTATAATATTAAAAAGGCTGTTTGGGACACTTTCGCTTCTCAAAAAGAGTATGTTAATTGGAGCATGGAGTGGATTAGAGAAGCGCATAGAATTCTGAGTGACAGAGGTTCATTGTACATATGTGGATTTTCAGAAATACTTGCAGATCTTAAATGGGCTAGTGCCAGCATGTTTAAAGGTTGTAAGTGGCTTGTTTGGTTTTATAGAAATAAAGGAAACCTAGGAAACGACTGGGGACGGTCTCATGAAAGCATACTTCACTTTCGTAAATCAGAAAATTATATATATCATATAGATGAGGTTCGTATTCCTTATAATGACCATACGTTAAAGTATCCGAAAAGGAAACAGGCTGAAACATCTCAGTTTGGTAATGGCAAGAAATCTGAATATGTATGGGAGCCTAACCCTTTAGGAGCTAAACCTAAAGATGTTTTTGAAATCCCTACTATCTCCAATGGGAGCTGGGAAAAAACACCTCATCCTACACAGAAGCCCCTAGAGTTATTAAGAAGAATTATCTTAAGCTCATCTAACCCCGATAGTACTATTGTAGATCCTTTTGGAGGGTCAGGCACCACTTATGCAGTTGCTGAAGCTTATGGACGATCCTGGCTTGGCTGTGACCTGAGCAAAGAGTACTGCCAGTTGATTAAGTCCCGGTTAGGGGACAAGGACTTTATTTCGAGGGTGCTTTCCATGAAAGATGAAACTGATTCACAATTACGCCGCATAAAATTAAGAGGTGGAGAGCAAAGTGGTTAA
- the lpdA gene encoding dihydrolipoyl dehydrogenase, protein MQYDVTIIGSGPGGYVAAIRCAQLGLKTALVEKYDTLGGTCLNVGCIPSKALLDSSEHYHNAAHTFGTHGIELKDLKVNLKQMIGRKSEVVKQTCDGINYLMKKNKIDVHHGLGSFVDKNTVKITAGDGKTTEIKTGKAIIATGSKPSTLPGIEIDKKRVITSTEALNLTEVPKELVIIGGGVIGLELGSVYARLGTKVKVIEYMDSLIPTMDKALGKELQRVLKKTLGFEFFFKHKVKSAVAKGKAAVIKADDSKGNEVEFKADYCLVSVGRRPYTDGLGLENIGVKTDNRGRIEVNEHLQTSAPNIYAIGDVIKGAMLAHKAEEEGVFVAESMAGQKPHINYLLIPGVVYTWPEVAAVGYTEEQLKEAGRAYKTGSFPFKASGRARASMDTDGFVKVLADKQTDEILGVHMIGPRAADMIAEAVVAMEYRASAEDIARMSHAHPTFTESMKEACLAATENRAVHI, encoded by the coding sequence ATGCAATATGATGTAACTATTATAGGTTCAGGCCCTGGCGGATATGTTGCTGCTATCAGATGTGCACAACTTGGTTTAAAAACTGCACTTGTAGAAAAATATGACACACTGGGAGGTACTTGCCTAAATGTAGGATGTATCCCTTCTAAAGCTCTGCTAGATTCTTCAGAGCATTATCATAATGCGGCACACACTTTTGGTACGCATGGTATAGAGTTAAAAGACCTTAAAGTAAACCTCAAGCAAATGATTGGCCGCAAGTCTGAAGTGGTCAAGCAGACGTGTGATGGCATCAACTATTTGATGAAAAAGAACAAAATCGATGTACATCATGGTTTAGGGAGTTTTGTTGATAAAAATACTGTAAAAATTACAGCTGGTGACGGCAAAACCACTGAAATAAAGACTGGTAAAGCAATTATTGCTACAGGATCAAAACCTTCAACTTTGCCAGGTATTGAGATAGATAAGAAAAGGGTAATTACTTCTACCGAAGCATTGAACCTGACGGAAGTTCCTAAAGAGCTAGTTATTATTGGGGGCGGTGTAATAGGTTTGGAGCTAGGCTCTGTATATGCCAGGTTAGGTACCAAGGTTAAAGTTATTGAGTATATGGACTCTTTGATCCCGACCATGGACAAAGCCTTGGGCAAGGAACTACAGAGAGTTCTTAAGAAAACGTTGGGTTTTGAGTTTTTCTTTAAGCACAAAGTTAAATCAGCAGTTGCCAAAGGCAAGGCGGCAGTTATTAAAGCAGATGATAGCAAAGGCAATGAAGTAGAGTTCAAGGCAGACTATTGCTTGGTATCCGTAGGTCGTAGGCCTTATACAGACGGTCTTGGTCTGGAAAACATAGGTGTAAAAACGGATAACCGTGGACGTATAGAGGTAAATGAACACTTACAAACTTCTGCGCCTAATATTTATGCTATAGGTGATGTGATCAAAGGTGCAATGTTGGCCCATAAGGCAGAAGAAGAAGGGGTATTTGTTGCGGAGTCGATGGCTGGACAGAAGCCTCATATCAATTATCTGTTGATTCCTGGCGTTGTGTATACTTGGCCTGAGGTTGCGGCAGTAGGTTATACAGAAGAGCAGCTTAAAGAAGCTGGTAGAGCTTATAAAACTGGGTCGTTCCCTTTCAAAGCTTCTGGTAGGGCAAGGGCTAGTATGGATACAGATGGTTTTGTGAAAGTACTGGCGGATAAGCAAACGGATGAGATTCTGGGGGTTCATATGATTGGGCCAAGAGCTGCCGATATGATCGCGGAAGCTGTGGTTGCCATGGAATATAGGGCTTCTGCAGAAGACATTGCAAGAATGTCGCACGCACACCCAACGTTCACCGAGTCTATGAAAGAGGCTTGCCTTGCAGCAACAGAAAATCGCGCTGTGCATATTTAA
- the odhB gene encoding 2-oxoglutarate dehydrogenase complex dihydrolipoyllysine-residue succinyltransferase, with translation MALEMKVPTVGESITEVTIAKWNKQDGDYVEADEIICELESDKATFELNAETSGTLKIIAAEGDTLEIGATICEIDESGAPAKGDEKPAAETAAPATSGGGKGEVMEMKVPAVGESITEVTIANWLKGSGDFVEIDDVLCEIESDKATFELTAEATGILSIVAEEGETLEIGATICKIEVTDAAPAGAAKESVSTEQSAPAASEGNYASGHASPAAGKILAEKGISPEQVKGTGKDGRITKEDALAAKKPAPAAEKPKSAPAPTPAPAVGGEREQRRQKMTSLRKTISKRLVAVKNETAMLTTFNEVDMKPVMDLRSKYKEQFKDKYQVGLGFMSFFTKACCMALQEFPAVNAMIDGDEIVYNDFCDVSIAVSAPKGLVVPVIRNAESMSFDGIEKEIIRLATRARDNKLTIDEMTGGTFTITNGGIFGSMLSTPIINAPQSAILGMHNIVQRPVAVNGEVVIRPIMYVALSYDHRIIDGRESVGFLVRVKQLLEDPSRLLLGI, from the coding sequence ATGGCATTAGAAATGAAAGTCCCTACAGTAGGGGAATCAATAACAGAGGTAACCATAGCCAAATGGAATAAACAAGATGGTGACTATGTAGAAGCGGATGAAATAATCTGTGAGCTTGAATCTGACAAAGCTACTTTTGAGCTTAATGCTGAGACTTCAGGGACATTAAAGATAATAGCTGCCGAAGGTGATACACTTGAAATTGGCGCTACTATTTGTGAAATTGACGAATCTGGCGCGCCTGCTAAAGGAGATGAAAAACCTGCCGCTGAAACAGCTGCGCCTGCTACTTCTGGTGGTGGAAAAGGCGAGGTGATGGAAATGAAAGTGCCAGCCGTTGGCGAATCTATCACTGAAGTTACTATCGCTAATTGGTTAAAGGGGAGTGGTGATTTTGTAGAAATAGATGACGTCTTATGTGAGATTGAGTCCGACAAGGCAACTTTCGAACTTACGGCTGAGGCAACAGGTATTTTGTCTATTGTTGCGGAGGAAGGCGAAACGTTGGAAATTGGTGCTACTATTTGTAAAATTGAAGTTACTGACGCTGCGCCTGCTGGTGCAGCCAAAGAGTCTGTTTCGACTGAGCAAAGCGCCCCTGCTGCTTCTGAAGGAAACTATGCTTCTGGTCACGCATCTCCGGCTGCTGGTAAGATCCTTGCAGAAAAAGGTATTTCGCCAGAGCAAGTGAAAGGTACGGGCAAAGACGGTAGGATTACTAAAGAGGATGCTCTTGCTGCCAAAAAACCTGCGCCTGCTGCTGAGAAGCCTAAATCTGCACCTGCTCCTACACCAGCTCCTGCTGTAGGTGGCGAAAGGGAACAGCGCAGACAAAAGATGACCAGCTTGCGTAAGACTATTTCTAAGAGATTGGTTGCTGTGAAGAACGAAACGGCCATGCTTACTACTTTTAATGAAGTAGACATGAAGCCCGTTATGGATCTTCGCTCTAAATATAAAGAACAGTTTAAAGACAAGTATCAGGTAGGACTTGGTTTCATGTCTTTCTTTACAAAGGCTTGTTGTATGGCTCTTCAGGAGTTTCCTGCAGTAAATGCCATGATTGATGGAGATGAAATTGTTTACAACGACTTCTGTGATGTATCTATAGCCGTTTCTGCTCCTAAAGGACTTGTGGTTCCTGTTATCAGAAACGCAGAGTCTATGAGCTTTGACGGAATCGAGAAGGAAATCATCAGGCTTGCAACCAGGGCTAGGGACAACAAGTTGACTATTGACGAAATGACCGGTGGTACTTTCACCATTACCAACGGAGGTATCTTTGGTTCTATGTTGTCAACACCAATTATCAATGCACCTCAGTCTGCTATTTTGGGCATGCACAATATCGTTCAGCGTCCTGTGGCGGTAAATGGTGAAGTGGTAATTAGACCTATTATGTATGTAGCACTTTCTTATGACCATAGAATAATAGATGGACGTGAGTCTGTAGGCTTTTTGGTAAGGGTTAAGCAATTGCTTGAAGACCCTTCCAGATTACTTTTAGGAATATAA